A single window of Colletotrichum higginsianum IMI 349063 chromosome 8, whole genome shotgun sequence DNA harbors:
- a CDS encoding F-box domain-containing protein, whose product MLSPGLQFVVAIKAHPDDVVHLHGHGRHLSQLIPAAMRLPVEILHQIYFLLDPPDFNVARHTCRTWFWASLNRSILVTMLKRGGWWSSIERILEVKQGKRALFNVHDQDVTEEWVMSKWLARECALGPSHHGLEPAFVEISQTQFTDFASGTVPGTGEDVCARYTASMCGQFLMVSYGAVIYVYELNHRCRDAKSPRWLMSS is encoded by the coding sequence ATGCTGTCCCCTGGTCTTCAGTTTGTCGTCGCCATAAAGGCCCAtccggacgacgtcgtgcATTTGCACGGTCACGGTCGCCATTTATCCCAGCTAATTCCAGCCGCCATGCGTCTGCCGGTCGAGATCCTCCATCAGATATACTTTTTACTCGACCCTCCCGACTTCAATGTCGCCCGCCACACCTGCCGCACCTGGTTCTGGGCCAGCTTGAACCGATCCATCCTTGTCACCATGCTCAAGCGCGGAGGATGGTGGTCCAGTATCGAGAGAATCCTCGAAGTCAAGCAGGGGAAACGTGCTTTGTTCAATGTTCACGACCAAGATGTGACCGAGGAATGGGTCATGTCCAAGTGGCTCGCCAGAGAGTGTGCCCTGGGCCCGAGTCATCACGGGCTTGAACCCGCCTTCGTCGAGATCAGTCAGACGCAGTTCACCGATTTCGCCTCGGGCACGGTACCTGGGACTGGCGAGGATGTTTGTGCCAGGTACACCGCAAGCATGTGTGGCCAATTCCTGATGGTCAGCTACGGAGCAGTCATTTACGTCTACGAGTTGAACCATCGATGCAGAGACGCCAAGTCGCCCCGGTGGCTCATGTCCTCGTAG
- a CDS encoding F-box domain-containing protein, producing MDTSWGRYSIAAVLDGRNGIVCDITGLMSKYMLDTTASEDPARDAKTTGLKHHGQSCVCRSRSSSLPPPVEMGPRSVYRNICTAENPPRSVAICPQRVCVAFGSSSAVELHWVDGQTNRDLVRRFPLSTRSDFVYFLPPRPAVDSVKKLRLISSAAAMDSNSTSMQIILGALGGSFGGYPPEIPAVISRLETSAAGPEADTSNVYTITEQQLSASISPPPFRRTTWRGWGKRAPKPRSIAADNYRAVPLSDGSHILFTDPRTGYLCLGADSPIGSMTRLQRKVQFWPPSAACSNAPTLCAVGADLTHGVRVAAVFPTAQWVDQLGFHSEKQLLVFYTLPPDMFRDISRFSNLADMIDRPVADWALWWPMSVLRAVVVAYNSDATTSDLFNRGPSYPIDVHGQVVAVCSGIVDLALDPGPDMLIWAFSGKGSARCWALNTGDQNAVLRSTVLRDGSLREVDEDGDVVMEDVASGNRTESNPPTPTRPLTMDGEDMPQFARPSANHPLSYRYYRLTTRGREEDAVKANLLENIQGVARLDIELR from the coding sequence ATGGACACATCCTGGGGCCGCTACTCCATCGCTGCCGTTCTCGATGGCCGGAACGGCATTGTCTGTGACATCACAGGTCTCATGTCAAAGTACATGTTGGACACAACAGCCTCGGAAGACCCTGCCAGGGATGCCAAAACCACAGGATTGAAGCATCACGGTCAATCGTGTGTTTGCCGCTCGCGGTCGTCTTCGCTTCCGCCTCCTGTCGAGATGGGCCCCAGATCCGTCTACCGCAATATCTGCACTGCCGAGAATCCCCCGCGATCCGTTGCCATTTGTCCCCAACGCGTGTGTGTCGCTTTTGGCTCTTCGTCTGCCGTCGAGCTGCACTGGGTTGACGGTCAAACCAACCGAGATCTGGTCCGCCGTTTCCCCTTGTCCACGCGGAGCGACTTCGTCTACTTTCTTCCACCTCGCCCTGCTGTCGACTCTGTCAAGAAGCTTCGTCTGATCAGCTCAGCGGCAGCCATGGACAGCAACTCGACTTCGATGCAGATCATCTTGGGCGCTCTGGGCGGCAGCTTTGGCGGTTATCCTCCCGAGATCCCCGCCGTCATTTCGCGACTCGAGACATCAGCGGCTGGCCCCGAAGCCGACACTTCCAATGTCTACACAATCACAGAACAGCAGCTGAGTGCTTCCATCAGTCCTCCGCCGTTCCGCAGAACTACgtggagggggtgggggaaAAGGGCTCCCAAACCCAGatccatcgccgccgacaactATCGGGCTGTGCCCCTGAGTGACGGCTCTCATATCCTCTTCACCGACCCCAGGACGGGGTACTTGTGCTTGGGCGCTGACTCTCCAATTGGTTCGATGACCCGCCTCCAGAGAAAGGTGCAGTTTTGGCCACCTTCAGCAGCCTGCTCTAATGCTCCAACCCTGTGCGCCGTCGGAGCCGACCTGACCCATGGCGTGAGGGTTGCCGCCGTCTTCCCGACAGCACAATGGGTGGACCAGCTTGGCTTCCATTCGGAGAAGCAGCTGCTAGTCTTCTATACCTTGCCTCCAGACATGTTCAGAGACATCTCCCGCTTCAGTAACCTTGCGGACATGATTGATCGTCCCGTGGCTGACTGGGCTCTGTGGTGGCCAATGTCTGTACTTCGAGCGGTTGTCGTGGCGTACAACAGCGATGCGACGACCTCCGACCTCTTTAACAGAGGACCCTCATATCCCATTGATGTTCACGGGCAGGTCGTTGCCGTCTGCTCGGGCATTGTCGACCTTGCGCTAGACCCGGGCCCTGACATGCTTATCTGGGCATTCAGCGGAAAAGGCTCAGCTCGTTGCTGGGCACTCAACACAGGAGACCAAAATGCGGTACTGCGAAGCACGGTCCTGAGGGATGGTAGCTTGCgggaggtggacgaggatggcgatgTGGTGATGGAAGACGTGGCTTCGGGCAATCGAACGGAGAGCAACCCGCCGACCCCGACAAGACCGCTTACGATGGACGGCGAGGATATGCCCCAGTTTGCTCGTCCATCTGCAAATCATCCTCTGTCGTACAGGTATTATCGATTGACCACccgggggagggaagaagacgCTGTGAAAGCGAATTTGCTTGAGAACATCCAGGGTGTGGCGAGACTGGATATCGAGCTTCGCTGA